One Heteronotia binoei isolate CCM8104 ecotype False Entrance Well chromosome 20, APGP_CSIRO_Hbin_v1, whole genome shotgun sequence DNA segment encodes these proteins:
- the SMCR8 gene encoding guanine nucleotide exchange protein SMCR8: MIGAPDVVAFTKENEEEEEAYSDPPLPEEYSVPLFPFANHGANPWSRLSGAKFTRDFILISEFSEQVGPQPLLTVPDDAKVSGTFDLNYFSLRIMSVDYQASFVGHPPGCPYPKLNFVEDSKVVLGDSKEGAFAYVHHLTLYDLEARGFVRPFCMAYISADEHKIMQMFQELSMEFSKASECLKTGNRKAFANELEKKLKDLNYTRTVLHNETEIQKKNNEKGYYSTQAIEKANELASVEKSIIEHQDLLKQIRSYPYSKLKDSDFHPYEPDGAPELTEDNSEQGFTTSKPDETGETNLYPRRSSYTPKLIKAKSTKCFDKKLKTLQELCDVYFFTQTLDQLHQIEKTFRGDVCYLLTNQISRALLKQQTITNFLFEETFTVDERPPEKPPNAFQGSPLGSSDTKYLEVCPVPKMLISLTAYKSSVESVPIKMDQELEDTPGPDVGEPVAYDRQDSLGYFDADLKGSVSSGESIEVLGTEKSAAALAQSESQASLPQPPLSPQAVRSKAVSRRTISDDSIEVLSTCPSEALIPDDFKASYPSAINEEPYADEEDEGCRFSPGLNLDRAEEMGGDPEPENLLPADSTCCIGKESAGFLEPLPNLAPKLCDDDGVVSIPPRPYRQADQEFRVNFTDYSSHDGVLGGLLTYELDPHYLTSSRETSKISLDKCSDSTVSYVSSTGSTSSERTPSPAPLVSPSGERHKKKAAQNALRFIRQYPFAHPAIYSLLSGRTLIVLGEDKGAVEKLVTALSIFVPNCGANTKPVKLWTTSPLHITDFQKWKLIGLQRASSPAGLNMLHSLSRYSRYISILDADSKTLRCPQYRGALIPRLADHRTQIKRGSTYYMHVQTFLTQLCSKAFLYAFCHHLHLPIREGETEDSVAARRLNFLKAHLGLAHEDGRVVQYLAELLKLQYLQDPIRGVSPVLRFDYVPSALYKI; the protein is encoded by the exons ATGATAGGAGCCCCAGATGTGGTGGCCTTTACCAAAGAGaacgaggaagaggaggaggcctaTAGCGACCCGCCTTTGCCAGAGGAGTATTCCGTGCCGCTCTTCCCCTTTGCCAACCATGGGGCCAACCCGTGGTCCAGGCTCTCAGGTGCCAAGTTCACCCGGGACTTTATCCTCATCTCGGAGTTCTCGGAGCAAGTTGGACCCCAGCCGTTGCTCACTGTCCCTGACGACGCCAAAGTTTCTGGCACCTTCGATCTCAACTATTTTTCCCTTCGCATCATGTCGGTGGATTATCAGGCTTCTTTTGTGGGACACCCACCCGGGTGCCCATACCCAAAGCTGAACTTTGTGGAAGATTCAAAAGTAGTGCTGGGGGATTCCAAGGAAGGAGCTTTCGCTTATGTGCACCACCTGACTCTCTATGACCTTGAAGCGAGAGGTTTCGTCCGCCCCTTTTGCATGGCCTACATTTCAGCCGATGAGCACAAAATTATGCAGATGTTTCAAGAGCTCTCCATGGAGTTCTCGAAAGCCTCGGAGTGCTTAAAGACAGGCAACCGGAAAGCCTTTGCAAATGAACTGGAAAAGAAACTGAAAGACCTCAACTATACTCGGACTGTACTGCACAACGAAACAGAGATCCAGAAGAAAAACAATGAGAAAGGGTACTACAGCACACAAGCCATTGAGAAAGCCAATGAACTGGCCAGTGTCGAGAAATCTATCATAGAGCACCAAGATCTTCTCAAACAGATCAGATCCTATCCTTACAGTAAACTGAAAGATTCTGATTTTCATCCTTATGAGCCAGATGGTGCACCAGAACTGACAGAAGACAATTCGGAACAGGGATTTACTACCTCGAAACCTGACGAAACTGGTGAAACAAACCTGTATCCCCGGCGCTCATCTTACACGCCGAAGCTTATCAAGGCAAAATCCACCAAGTGTTTCGACAAGAAACTCAAAACCCTTCAGGAACTGTGCGATGTGTACTTTTTCACCCAGACGCTAGATCAGTTGCATCAGATTGAGAAAACATTCAGAGGTGACGTTTGCTATCTCCTAACCAACCAGATCAGCCGAGCGCTTTTGAAACAGCAAACAATTACCAACTTCCTTTTTGAAGAGACGTTCACCGTTGACGAAAGACCACCTGAGAAGCCACCGAATGCCTTCCAGGGGTCTCCTCTAGGTTCCTCCGATACCAAATACTTGGAGGTCTGTCCTGTTCCAAAAATGTTAATTAGCTTGACGGCTTACAAATCCAGTGTTGAGTCCGTGCCCATTAAGATGGATCAGGAACTCGAAGACACCCCAGGCCCGGATGTTGGTGAGCCAGTTGCTTATGACCGACAGGACAGTCTTGGATACTTTGATGCTGACCTCAAAGGAAGTGTCAGCAGTGGCGAAAGCATTGAGGTTTTGGGGACGGAGAAGTCCGCAGCTGCCCTTGCTCAGTCCGAGAGCCAGGCTAGCTTGCCACAGCCGCCCCTGAGTCCACAGGCAGTGAGGAGCAAAGCAGTCAGTAGGAGGACTATAAGCGATGACAGCATCGAGGTCCTCAGTACGTGTCCCTCCGAAGCGCTGATTCCCGATGACTTTAAAGCTAGCTACCCAAGTGCCATTAATGAAGAGCCTTATGCTGACGAGGAAGATGAAGGTTGTCGCTTTAGCCCCGGTTTAAATCTGGACCGTGCTGAAGAGATGGGAGGCGATCCGGAACCTGAAAATCTACTTCCTGCAGACTCCACCTGCTGCATTGGAAAAGAGAGCGCTGGCTTTCTCGAGCCGCTGCCTAACCTGGCCCCCAAACTTTGCGACGATGACGGGGTGGTCAGTATCCCACCTCGGCCCTATCGGCAGGCAGACCAGGAATTCCGTGTAAACTTTACAGACTATTCTTCCCACGACGGTGTCTTGGGCGGCCTCCTGACATACGAACTGGATCCGCATTATCTCACGAGCAGCCGAGAGACGAGTAAGATAAGCCTGGATAAATGTTCGGACTCGACTGTGAGTTACGTGAGCAGTACGGGTTCTACGAGCTCGGAGAGGactccttcccccgccccccttgTCAGCCCGTCAGGAGAAAGACACAAGAAGAAAGCCGCCCAGAACGCCTTGCGGTTCATCCGGCAGTATCCTTTCGCTCACCCAGCCATATATTCTCTGCTGAGCGGCAGGACGCTGATTGTTCTGGGGGAAGACAAAGGGGCCGTGGAGAAACTCGTCACAGCGCTCTCCATTTTTGTCCCCAACTGCGGGGCAAATACCAAGCCGGTGAAGCTCTGGACCACCTCACCTTTGCACATCACCGATTTTCAGAAGTGGAAGCTGATTGGATTGCAaag GGCGTCTTCTCCGGCAGGCCTGAACATGCTGCACTCCCTCAGCCGGTACAGCCGCTACATCAGCATCCTGGACGCCGACAGCAAGACCCTGCGCTGCCCCCAGTACCGGGGGgccctgatcccccggctggccGACCACCGCACGCAGATCAAACGGGGGAGCACTTACTACATGCACGTCCAGACCTTCCTCACCCAGCTGTGCTCCAAAGCCTTCCTGTACGCCTTCTGCCATCACCTGCACCTCCCCATCCGCGAGGGGGAGACGGAGGACTCCGTGGCGGCCCGGCGGCTGAACTTCCTGAAAGCCCACCTGGGGCTGGCCCACGAGGACGGGCGCGTGGTGCAGTACCTGGCCGAGCTCCTCAAACTCCAGTACCTTCAGGATCCCATCCGGGGGGTCAGCCCGGTGCTCAGGTTCGATTACGTGCCCAGCGCTCTGTACAAAAtttag